The DNA segment GGAAGGTCGCTGCCAAGCGGGTCTCCCACCGCGGCGAGCCCGGCCGACCTGCCCGCGAACGCGCTGGTGTGCCGGTGCAACTCGGTGAGCAAATCGGCTCTCGTCGACGCGTGGCGAACTGGTGCGACCGACGGCCCGGCACTTCGGGCGGCGACCAGAGCGGCCACCGGCTGCGGAAGCTGCGGCGACACCGTTCAGGGCATCGCCGACTGGCTGGCCGACACCGCATAGACCGCGACCTCGTCAGTGACAAGGAGAAGCACATGAGTTCCCGCACGATCGAACACTGGGATCCGGAGGACGAGAACTTCTGGAACACCAAGGGAAAACGGGTCGCCAACCGCAACCTCTGGTTCTCGATCTTCGCCGAGCACATCGGCTTCTCCGTCTGGACACTGTGGTCGGTGCTCGTGTTGTTCATGGGGCCTGAGTACGGGTTGAGCGCGGCCGACAAATTCCTGCTGGTGTCGACGCCCTCACTCGTCGGCGCCGTGCTGCGTATCCCCTACACGCTCGCGGTCGCGAAGTTCGGCGGTCGCAATTGGACGTTGATCAGCGCGGCGCTGCTGCTGGTTCCGACCGTGCTCGCCGCGATCGTGCTGCGGCCCGGCACGCCGATGTGGGTCTTCCTGCTCGTGGCCGCCATCGGCGGGGTCGGCGGCGGCAACTTCGCCTCCTCGATGACGAACATCAACTCGTTCTTCCCCGAACGGCTCAAAGGCGCCGCGCTCGGCCTCAACGCGGGCGGAGGCAACCTCGGCGTCGCGGCCATCCAACTCGTCGGTCTGCTCGTGATCAGTACGGCTGGATCGTCGGCACCGCAGCTCATCTGCTACATCTACCTCCCGCTCATCGTGCTGGCCATGACCGGTGCGGCCCTGTTCATGGACAACATCGCGCATGTTCAGCGGGAGGGCAACGCGATGCGCGAGGTGTTGCGGGACAAGCATTCCTATGTCATGTCGATCCTCTACATCGGAACGTTCGGTTCGTTCATCGGGTACAGCTTCGCGTTCGGACTCGTGTTGCAGAACCAGTTCGACCGCACGCCGTTGCAGGCGGCGCAGGTGACGTTCATCGGGGCGTTGCTCGGCTCCGTGATCAGGCCGGTGGGTGGCAGGCTCGCCGACAAGCTCGGTGGTTCGAAGGTCACGCTGAGCACGTTTCTCGCCATGGCGTTCAGCACCGTGCTGTGCATAGCGGCCTCCAACGCCGACTCCCTTCCGCTCTTCATGACGGGTTTCGTCCTGCTGTTCGTGTTCTCCGGGATCGGCAACGGCTCCACCTACAAGACCATTCCCGCGATCTTCCACACCAAGGCGCTCACGGCGATCGAGAAAGGGGAAAGGGAAGACCTCGCCTTCTCAAGGTCTCGCAGGCTCTCCGGTGCGCTCATCGGCATCGCGGGCGCCGTCGGCGCGCTCGGCGGGTTGTTCATCAACCTCGCGTTCCGGGCCTCGTTCACGAGCACGGGTTCCGGCGTTCCCGCGTTCGTGTCGTTCCTGGTGTTCTACGCGATCTGCTTCGTGCTGACCTGGGCCGTCTACCT comes from the Prauserella marina genome and includes:
- a CDS encoding nitrate/nitrite transporter, with the translated sequence MSSRTIEHWDPEDENFWNTKGKRVANRNLWFSIFAEHIGFSVWTLWSVLVLFMGPEYGLSAADKFLLVSTPSLVGAVLRIPYTLAVAKFGGRNWTLISAALLLVPTVLAAIVLRPGTPMWVFLLVAAIGGVGGGNFASSMTNINSFFPERLKGAALGLNAGGGNLGVAAIQLVGLLVISTAGSSAPQLICYIYLPLIVLAMTGAALFMDNIAHVQREGNAMREVLRDKHSYVMSILYIGTFGSFIGYSFAFGLVLQNQFDRTPLQAAQVTFIGALLGSVIRPVGGRLADKLGGSKVTLSTFLAMAFSTVLCIAASNADSLPLFMTGFVLLFVFSGIGNGSTYKTIPAIFHTKALTAIEKGEREDLAFSRSRRLSGALIGIAGAVGALGGLFINLAFRASFTSTGSGVPAFVSFLVFYAICFVLTWAVYLRGSARSTSGEREPAFAGAGV